One Ostrea edulis chromosome 6, xbOstEdul1.1, whole genome shotgun sequence genomic window, ATACTCGTCATTCATAGATCCCCATTAGAGAAAAAACCTTCATGTCTAAATCTGTAATAATGAAATTACTTGTACACAATAAACAAGGAACAAATTCTTTTTTGCGTTTCTTTATTAAAGAACAAAACAAGTGATTGTGAAACACAAAACCCCTGGTGGATACAAATTCCACTCCccatgaataaaatattaaaatcaaagTGTATGAACAGCAAATCTCttaagaggcccacaggccttatcggacacccgagtattagttaaaagtacatgtatcattagcctcaagggctatgaaatccataataattttcctatttttgcatttccgagctaaattctaatattcagcagctgCCTGGCagtaaaaaacaagatgtgttcttaaaacacagaTGCCCACAAAAGTGCCCAAACTGAtgaaaaaatgtacaaaaaaatgtacATCATATGACATTATGACTATTTTGCACCGCTGTACAGTCAGAACTCTgaggttgcgaaattcacaatttttgtttcttcctttctgcttttcctatgTTATAAAGTATTGGGAAAATtaaaagaagtctttcaaatgataaagacatttaatcactatgaccatcTGGCCGCACCTTGGTACAAAAACCCTTGCCCTTAAGATCatgaaattaataattttggtaaagggctacccactccttctaaatatccattttggtagaagctttcCTACTCTACATAtattcagtttttcttacagatgtgtggttgtggaaaagatttttgaaaactggtcaatCTTTTAATAGTTTTTGTCCCAAACCTTAGGCCCCGTGAGTGCAGGAATCTTGAAATTTATAACTTAGGACCCCCTTGTGCCAAAGATGCTTCagtagaaatttgaaaagaattagaagggcagttatcaagaagtaaaaatgttcaattgctaAACAAATGACTGACGAGTGCAGACCAACAGCaaaaggtgactcaggtgaccttaaATTACAAGGAAAGGGTTTTTCCCCCCTTGGATCAACAGTGACAAGAGTGCTCTCCTACACTTAATGATGTTATGTTTTAAACCTCTATCTTATCATTATACCCTGCAATAATCAAATAAAGCAGAGCAGCTAGGACACCTCTCTCAACATGGCATTACATGCACCTGAGTGATACtagcaaaacaaaaacaaacaagatgtgtttgtgaaacacaaatgcccctgataatggccaattccaaagatggccaatgtcacaaggacaaatatcttggtaccagtagaaagatcttgtcacaagaaatgttcatgtgcaatatgaaagctctaatatttatcatttagaagttatgaccaatgtcaactccaaggtcaaggtcacagggtcaaaaatgttggtacccactgaaaggtcttgtcacaaggaatattcatgtcaaatatcaaagctctaacatttactgttcaaagttattagcaaggttaaagttttcaaaaagtaggtcaaactccaaggtcaaggtcacaatgtcaaaaatgttggtacccattgaaaggtcttgtcacaaggaatacttatgtaaaatatcacttactgttcaaaagttattagcaaggttaaagtttcagacagaatcacagacaggacaaaaacaatatgccccccgatattcggggcataaaaacaaacaagatgCCCACAgaccttattggtcacctgagtattagttaaaagtattactagcCTCAAGAACTATGAGATCTATACCagtaataattttcctgttctgcatatgtaaggtacatatgtaaattctaatatttaacaggacaaaacaagatgtgctcttcaaaaaaaaaaaccccacacaaaTGGCCCTGTAGTGCCCATACTGACGAGAGATTTTACATAAGATTATGTCATATAAAACAACGACTTTTTGGATCCACCCTGCAGTTGAAAAATTCACAATCTTGATACATTTAAtgtacatccctttctgcttttacttcatatgcatttaatttttatacactatcagcaaaattaaagaagtcttttaaatgataaagacaatatatGATAAGTTTAGCTCCTTCCTCTTACCAAATCATTACTCCTGAGATcatgaagtttacaattttggtggaggccttcctgctctacatgactttacatttaattttcctttcagatgttgtagagaaaaagatttttgaaaattagtaaatttttgtcattttttgcctcatatttactttaaggccccaggggtgcaggagtcctgataTTTACTATTTAGGTCCCTCTTGTCCAAAAAatgctttatatcaaatttgaaaagaatctGAATGGTACttatcaaatgttcaattgttaaacGAAAGACAACGGACAAAGACCAATAGTAATAGGTTCACcagagtgactcaggtgacctaaaaatcataTCTTATCACAGTTCCAAACTCAATTTTTTTACTGTAGGTTCatgatttttaataaatgtGACATACTGTAAAAGTCAAATGCCTGTCATTGTGGTCGAAGTAGAACATGTCTCGGTTACTTGggggaaggggagggggggttgAATATGATAAACTACAatgcataaaatatatcaaagaaTAAATATTACTTATTTTTAgataataaattaaaaatgatttcaCTCTAGAAATTTTTCTCCTTTCTAGAAATACAATTTCTATACTCCAAATCTAACTCCACACATTTTTTCACATTACATGTTTCTGTGCAGTCTCTTCGTGGTTAAATGTTTCATATGACACCAATTTTCAGTGCCATACAGTTTTACATTACTCTAAATGTTGTTCACTGCACATTGTTCCAGAAGTTTCGATTCATCCTACATTGATAATGATATGGGAATAACCTCTTTCATTTTCCCGAGTAAGTCTCACTACACTGTGTTTCATGATCATCAACTAAGGCAGAATTTGTTGGTCATCGTGTGGAAGAAATTTGAACTCCGGCACCACTTGGGAATTTTGCTGCGGTAGAAAGTTGAAATCTGGCACCACCTGAGACTCCCAGACAGATTCTTCGGCCCCAGTGATGTACGAGTCCTCGGCTCCAGTGATGTACGGTCCATCTGTAGCCAGGTCCTAAAATAATAGAATCTAATTTTACCCAAGTATTGAAAAGTAATTGCTGGCTGAAAGTGAATATAGAGATAAATATACATCCTGATCAAGAATTCAACATCAACAAAACCAAAGTATCaataatgaataatgataaaccctttatacatacatacatatatatatatatatggaatcCAACAGAaagtgtggggggggggggggggggggggggtagaatgGAATCACTTAATGACCATTAAGTTTGGACATTTACAAGGTCAAATCTATGATCATAtgaacaacaagaggcccatgggccacatcgctcaccttgacccatatctgaagactttccatatatatttgcatgtaaaaccttagtccctattatgcccaaactaccctttgcaaacttgaatctgcactatgtcagaaagctttcatgtaaatgtcaacttctttggcccaatggttcttgagaagaagatttttaaagtttttccccatatttgtatgtaaaactttgcccccccccccccaacttgtggccccatcctacccccagggggccatgatttgaacaaacttgaatctgcactttgtcagaaagttttcatgtaaatctcagcttttctggctcagtggttcttgagaagattataaagattgtccctatatatttgtttgtaaaactttgatcccctactgcggccccatccaacccccggggcccatgatttgaacaaacttgaatctgcattatgtcaggaagctttcatgtaaatctcaccTTTTCTGgctttgtggttcttgagaagaagatttttaaagttttcccctatatatttgtgtgcaaaactttgatcccccccttggggccccatcctatccccaggggccatgatttgaacaaacttgaatctgcactatgtcagaaagttttcatgtaaaaatcagcttttctgactcagtggttcttgagaagatttttaaagatttttcctatgtatttgtatgtaaaactttgatcccctattgtggccccatccaatcacaagggcccatgatttgaacaaacttgaatctgaattatgtcagcagaaagctttcatggaaatctcagcttttctggcttagtggttcttgagaagaagatttttaaagtttttccctatatatttgtgtgtaaatctttgatccctccttggggccccatcttatccccgggggccatgatttgaacaaacttgaatctgcactgtgtcagaaagttttcatgtaaaaatcagcttttctggctcagtggttcttgagaagaagatttttaaagatttttcctaatatatttgtatgtaaaactttgatccccccttgtggccccatcctaccaccggggcccatgatttgaacaaacttgaatctgcaatatgtcaggaagctttcaggtaaatttcagcccTTCTGGcacggtggttcttgagaagaaaatttttaaatgaccccaccctatttttgcatttttgtgattatctcccctttgaaaaggacatggcccttcatttggacaaacttgaaagccttcacccaaggatgcttttggccatgtttggttgaaattggcctagtggttctggagaagaagtcaaaaatgtgaaaagtttaacagacagacagacagacgacagacaaaaagcgattagaaaagctcacttgagctttcagctcaggtgagttaaaaaggTAAGTGTAATCAGGACAGGAAGGTGTATTCTAAATACACTATCTATCTGATAAAGTAGAGAGTAAATTAcctaatatatatgtaatatatgattTACTCTAGCATAAATCAAGAGTAAAGAATTGTATGTGTGTGTCTAGAATAAATTATGATATACAGTAAACTATGCTTATAAAGAAAATGCttaaaacaaattcatgctTACTGCGAAGTGATATAATGAAatttggttataacaaactgttttctATTGGTGGttcattataactgtgttttactgtatatctaACACACAACTTTACCCTAGAGTATATATTCTGCTATCTCATTTTTCACGTGTAATTATTCGTGAGTaaataatgcaatatatctaattctaaaatacaattttctttaGAGTAATTATGCAATATATATCTGTCAGATATGTATAATTTACTCTAGAGTAAATAGTAAATTATCTGTTATCATAATCACGAGGCTGTCTATGATAGAACAGTGCAAATGGCTATTCATGGATATGTGATatcggctacctaacatggctacatcaacaaacgaaatcatttaaaactgggagttttcgggtcgtatggggctttaatgaatatttgatggTATGCTTGGACACAAGTTTAGTAGGAAAATGTTAagaattttcttatatcaaatttatgagacagtacctcaagaatacaacgatataaggcctcaaacatgcgcagctttttgtgcgccgtaaattgaaggtttttataaggggtggatctgtagctctgttccatcaaaatattttttcagagatcTACAGTTTTGCAGCTAGTGAGGACCCTGAGCTAATTAATCATAAACTAGGGATTACAGAGAGGACCCtgagctattttttttttttttaaattatttttttcaacaaacattctgtaaatagttcatggtatatcttcataatatacatgtaataaagaaTTGCAgaagtgtttatttttttaagagagagaaagaaagaaaggagagagagagagctatgaAAATATTTGGTTCCATCAGTTCCAAAGGGCAATTAATCATAAACTAGGGATTGCAGCGAGGACCCAGAGCTAAATAACCACAAACTAGTGATTGCAAATCACTCTTAGGACAGTAATCCATCAATACATGCATCCTACACATACCCAATAAACATCTGCCATTTCACATCATTGTTACCTTGGTAATGGTAAAGTATCCCTGATCTCCAAGGTCGTGCTCCACCTTAGATTTGTAGGGACAGTCTTCTGTCTGGACAGAGAGCAACTTGGATACCACGTTACCATGGTTACAGACAGAAGATCCTGGCACCACCTGATTTATTTCCTGTGCGTCTGCAAACAGATATCAATTGGCTATACGTTGAAGACAAagtaaaaaaattattatctaaGATGGAATGAATGTGTGCCTTCAatgtgaactacatgtatatgtattccaATAAATCTAAGCATCCCTGATGGAGCAGATCTCCGTTTAATATGGTACTGGCTGTATAAAATAGTTATTTTCACGCTTCTTAACTTGCAAATGGTTTTGTCCAGTTTTGAATTTATAGAAATCATAATAATTATAGTCCATAGACTTTGAATTTACCCAACCTTAAATTGACCCACTGACGAGGGTGAAAACAGGTGAATATTTTTATAGAGTAATAAAGACAATTTGACAATTTCAACCAGAACTTAAGCTGAATTCAACCTGAAGCAATCACAACAACATGATCTCCTGTGATTTAAGCCCAAGGCTCAAGTGAGATAACAAATATGAACTCATTGTTCAAGGGTACCATATTTAAAGGAACTCCATTGTGATACTTCACTATTACTGAATGCATTCTGAATCTGAGCATTATCAATTATCGATAAGAGATACTCATGCCAGTTTCAAAAAGATGTTTTAGAAACATTTCCCatgtgaaaatattgaaaaagataCAACTTTATATTTGGAATGCCCGATATCATATACTGAAAAATATGAGTTATCTACTAGTCAGGGGCAACCACCAACCACAGTTAACTATAAAGTTTGATCTCTCAAAATACTAAGCAGACACTTCCTAATAGCTAGTCATTTCAGTTGAAAAGTAATCTAATCACTGTCGTCGTTTTTGCCATCATCTTCAGATGTTaatattgtaaagaaaataCACACTGAATTCAGATCTGAACTAAACAATGACACCTTAAATGCCCTCTTATCATGTGAATTTAATCAATCTGTGTTCTGTTTTGAATATTGTCCATCTCCATCAGtcttgaaaaattcaaaacttgcCACTGTCATTTACAATGCTTCTTttcaataaatacacaatacaCATATTTCTGactgttgtaaatatttttgaaatatttataggttatagactttgtatgggaaaatatgacgaccgagttttttggcgtgtagacggaccgagctttcaaggtccgttcgcgacaaaaaacgaggtcgtcatattttcccatacaaagtctataacctttttattatatactttcaatttcatttagaaactaacaataatttatttttcacaatttctttattggtttaaccgagtaaaagatgaaaaacacgaaaaatttgaaaattaacgacgtagtaatttgcttgtgtattgattatgacgtaatgtttgcgggccggaatgtttccgggcatatatcgtgtgatatatgcccgcaaacttttaaagaaaaaagagatgaaattgaaagtatataataaaaacacTTATTACACATTATCATCCTAGTAAATATATAGTGAATGCCGTTACGCATTATGACCAGATTTTTTGCTTTCCAAAGAGGGTCATGACCGTTGGCAACTACGGtctatactcgcctataagtcggatttttggcagtctatgtgaaagttttttggaccacacaggacattcggtcctgtgtaatcaatgaacataCAAGActgaaccaaattttgtcagactgaaaaacctaatgtaaacaaatgaaacacgtgaaaatgcagaACCAAGgaaatattatttattatactattGAATTATACTATCGATTTTTTAATCTTCTCTGGCCAAGTATTCAACAGACTTCCAATTTTCCTCCTCTGACACGTATCCgtcataaaatttgaaaaagtcTGCTTCAAAGTCTTGCTCACAGCTTTTCTTCTACCAGGGATCGCTCCCACATAATACTTTAGAGGATCCATGCGGTTTTTAATaacatacatttatgtatttggatttgtgcgatatttttacttataacaaacatttaaatgactccgcgtcaaaatagtaaagatcaaaaccggacactgagacatcggacattccggtgcAGTGTAAAAAAATGATGCATcagacctgaggcactgcacattgGTCAGGTCTGATGTCTTTTGCATAGACTGTTTTTGGTAGTTAAaaattggtccaaaactctatatcCTACTATAGGTgagtcctaagaagattagcaTTTTTCTGGACAGCATATTGTATGGTATTTTATTAAACAACTTCGTACTCTGACGATTATCATGAATAACGTTGAATGCAACTATAGGTGAGTATACAGTATGCCGTTGAAcaaagggttctaaagttatTGAGTGGATAAAACTTAAGTCTACCAACCAAAAAGTGCAAATCAATTTGCCTCCCTTTTcaagggggacataaaaatcaaaatgtttaaaaaaactCCCACTTCTTACCTTGTGATTGGCTGAAGTTCACCTGACTGCTCCAATAACTTGCATCTGATTGGTTGTTTAACAGTGCTGCAACGTCAACATAGGTCTCTGGTTCACATTCCATCATTTGATTCCAAACCTGAGGTGGTTCATCAGTGGCAATAGAAAACATATTCTGATCCAAAAGATGATTCTTTGTGTATCTGTAAAATGCAAATAAGAGACTAACAAAACGATCAACGAAATACCCAGGTTATAACATGTGAAATACTGAAGATGTGGAATCGCTattataaatttttttaaaaagtttctgTTTATTCATGGAAATATGGCGTACCCTTCATTAGCCTTCTCAGAACCTCCATCATGAGAACAAGCactttcaacttttttgtcCTCATGAAAACTCCTAaaataagaaaagaaataaCATGATTTTTTCCTTCACAATTTCAATTCTGAAAGAAAGCTTTTTCTACATTCAAGTTTCCTATCTCTATAACTAAAGAGCCGCGAACCTCAACCGTCACTTGAGTGCACATTGTTAGAGCGATGCGTGGAATTATACCCGCATATCTATTGCATACAACTACAAATTGCTCTAGCTTTCCTGGTCATTTACCCACCTCTCTGACAACCTAGCTGGACATTTTACAAACCTTTCTAGCACCCTGAACATTTTACAAACCTTTCTAGCACCCTGAACATTTTACAAACCTTACTAGCACCCTGAACATTTTACAAACCTTTCTAGCACCCTGAACATTTTACAAACCTTACTAGCACCCTGAACATTTTACAAACCTTTTTAGCAACCTGAACATTTTACAAACCTTTCTAGTACCCTGAACATTTTACAAACCTTTCTAGTACCCTGAACATTTTACAAACCTTTCTAGCACCCTGAACATTTGCCATCTTCTCTCTAATCATTGTGTACATTTACCTACCTCTCCAACTGACGTCTACATCTCTTCTGCTTTGTCTCTCGTTTGTCCTCAGACACACTTCTGCTACGACCCCTTCAATAGAAAAGTACGAAAGTCCTGATCATTTAATAATGCATGTTACACAAACAATTTTACACAATAGACTTATCAAAGATTTACCGTATGACCTACACCTAGAAATCAACTACAgttgtcctaatgggactaatacccctcACGATAACAAGGACGGAGTTGGTTTCGCATTTTAGTTCATTTAAAAATAGCTAGCAGAAGTATAGACCATGCCAGTGCTATATATTCTAGTCTAAAGGTTCCAGATAGTGCCAATTTTGCtgttaaataaaacaaagcaCAGTTTTACATGtgcactttttaaaatatctgttCCAGTCCCAAGGTTAGTGCCAGTTTTATTGTAGTTTGCTGTTAATTAAAAATAATGCGTGAATGACTGGTTTTGTTAATTTATGCAGTATTCATATAGAGAAAGTAACATACATGCTAATGCAAAAGgtttaaacaaataatattgaatgatatatatattttttgaatatCATCGAAAAACAATTATTAATTGAAAATCTATCGGTTTTCTACTCCCGATTACCGGTACGAAACAATTATTGATTATGATTTTAaaccgattgcccatcactaattactagtcaggtgctctaaccactgagctccccaggccaatatccacagtttgtatagccctaattactacattcctccctccttagtttgtcttcgccctcgaagacacacacaacccagattcttctGCCCCTGGCAGGACTTCCACCTGCacgtccaggggtggtcaatggcaccaactgtagtatatataggagagaggagaaaatctttggctggaccgggaatcaaacctgggatccctgcattactagtcaggtgctctaaccactgagctacctaGGCCAATATCCACAGTCCGTATAGCCTTACCGGTAACTACTACAACtgtttaatatattttcctGACACACATAGAGTTATATGTAAATGCATGCTGTGATAACTACCATCCAAGTTAGTCTACTGCAAGAAAACAACATCATTGCTTTGTAGTTCAAATTTATCATAATGAAAAGGGCTGCATCTTTAAAATGTTCAGGTAAGCGTAACTTACCGACATTTCTCCTCTCTGTTTTTCTGCTGCATTCTTCCTTTTCTGTGATTTGGAGTACTATATAGAGACAAATAAAATTGTCAGCATAGTTCATAATCCCTCACACTGAGAACATTCTCTAGTTAAACACAGATTTCAAGCCAGATCGGATTCATTTTGTTAGATCTAGTTAATATCTCACCTCTGATATTTTTCTGTACTTGTGATATCTGTCCTGATAtacctcacacacacacacacacacacacatatataatatCTGAGTTTTGGCATTATATATCTGTGATATACCATTTCTAATGTATTACTTGGCCTGgaggttatgattttttttatcatactcATACTCGAACTCATTTTTTTTGTGGGTataactctgagcaagcttcgAAACAtactcaaattttttttttgcatgtactccatttgagtgtgagaatgattttataaaagttttataaccttcacttttgagtatgagtacaatTCAGAGAACAGAGTTTGAGTCTGAGTACATCCAGGCCTGAGATATTTCACCACTATTATTTCTCTTGAAATCTTACCTGtgatataaaacatattatgtgAATGACTTgctttgaaattgataaaaacaatttataaacaattcaatgaaaaatatttttatcatcttaCCTGGACACCTTATCTAATATCTCACCTGACATGTTACATCACTGGACACCTCATCTAATATCTCACCTGACATGTTACATCACCAGACACCTCATCTAATATCTCACCTGACATGTTACCTATGATACATCACCGGACACCTCATTTAATATCTCACCTGACATGTTACATCACCGGACACCTCATCTAATATCTCACCTGACATGTTACATCACCGGACACCTCATCTAATATCTCATCTGACATGTTACATCACCGGACACCTCATCTAATATCTCATCTGACATGTTACATCACTGGACACCTCATCTAATATCTCACCTGACATGTTACTGATGATACATCACCGGACACCTCATCTAATATCTAACTTCTGATATCTCACCAGTGACATTTCTCCTCTGGTATCTTACCTCTGGTTCTGCTGTGGGATGTCTTCCTCATCCTCGATGTCTAGCTGCTCTATACTCTCTGTACAAAGTAAATCTGACAGGCTCAGCTCTTCTTCTTCATCACAAAGCTTCTGTAAAAAATACTGCAGTACCTATGACATAGGCCAAACAAAgcttctgtaaaaaaaaaaatactacagCAACTATGACATAGACCACATGAAGATCCTAATCAACTCTGTGGTGCGACACTTACTCCTGATATCAGGGTGAACGGAGACTCTGGAACACTTTGATCCTCTGGCTCAGGTAGCTTTACAGGTGTAAATCCTCTGCTGTCAAACTTTACAGGTGTAAATCCTCTGCTGTCAAACTTCACTGGTGTCAGTCCCTTGCTGTCAAATTGCATCTGTAGATATAGAGATGcaatgtaatatttacatagtGCAAACTGATGGAGATGGAATCTCAGAAGAGAGTTCACAATGAAGCTGTAGTCAAATCCATGTCTCTTCCAATATATGTGGAGGTTcaaaggccaattcaacttaattagtagattatcatctggGGTCACAAACACATATGGGGTGGGTGGCAggattttatttcttaattttcatttccagagaaaaaaaattaatgacagCTAGAAGGCatcacacatttttaaaaatttattattGAATCATTCTCTCAAGTGACAATGGGAAGCAAGTGtgtttgaaattgtaatttttgcgaaaataaaaaaaaaatcggggcgggcAGGGGTGATAATCCATCAAATACTTTTAAATGGCCTAAAGTTTGGTCTACTGGGAGTTTTTTATACAACATTCATGCCATTATTTAGTTATTGACTTCCTCCATGTAATGTGACTTTATGTTGTGTATCACTTATATGTATAGAGTATGTATGGCTGCGATTTATCAGGAATTTATGGGGAAACCTTGTTTTAATACCTCACATACAAAGTACCTTATATCCATATATGGATGTGTTGTGAGATTTCTCTCAACAGATGGAAATAATTTTCACTCCTTAATACATCAACCAAGTCCGATTTTATAACAGACTTCATTAATCAAGTTTTTTTTTGCATTAGGGAAGATTTCTGAGTGCATACACCCTCACTAACACGAATTATTTCAAACTAAATTTCAATCTGTCCTCCCTTTATCTGGAAACCACTCATGATTTTCCT contains:
- the LOC125646412 gene encoding uncharacterized protein LOC125646412 isoform X2; the protein is MVKGSVPMRVRRRQSDAKWRASVASCYDTLKTIIPDNEKMSRRKISKAYILQETEKHIQNLERNLQEILDQKVKLTNKVVLYKTEQGLVEANLTDLRDNFSFKQQELYLQNYVPRKRSRCNVPSDMESGLINLRSSLSDLMVLPAECLNTELLPVDVTQMETDAKPPTTSPPEETISNPTLLEPPTPGNLEAPHQTVGMSQKFGTSANSTVEKLSSNELVLYPSVPGEQHTTGFLRGVDHELPHHYYMTTPIKLPKDSAVPVHQTMTEHFVSPAPGIRTFCGLSMDRTPSTERKSKLPSKKVIRKMQFDSKGLTPVKFDSRGFTPVKFDSRGFTPVKLPEPEDQSVPESPFTLISGKLCDEEEELSLSDLLCTESIEQLDIEDEEDIPQQNQSTPNHRKGRMQQKNREEKCRGRSRSVSEDKRETKQKRCRRQLERSFHEDKKVESACSHDGGSEKANEGYTKNHLLDQNMFSIATDEPPQVWNQMMECEPETYVDVAALLNNQSDASYWSSQVNFSQSQDAQEINQVVPGSSVCNHGNVVSKLLSVQTEDCPYKSKVEHDLGDQGYFTITKDLATDGPYITGAEDSYITGAEESVWESQVVPDFNFLPQQNSQVVPEFKFLPHDDQQILP
- the LOC125646412 gene encoding uncharacterized protein LOC125646412 isoform X1 gives rise to the protein MVKGSVPMRVRRRQSDAKWRASVASCYDTLKTIIPDNEKMSRRKISKAYILQETEKHIQNLERNLQEILDQKVKLTNKVVLYKTEQGLVEANLTDLRDNFSFKQQELYLQNYVPRKRSRCNVPSDMESGLINLRSSLSDLMVLPAECLNTELLPVDVTQMETDAKPPTTSPPEETISNPTLLEPPTPGNLEAPHQTVGMSQKFGTSANSTVEKLSSNELVLYPSVPGEQHTTGFLRGVDHELPHHYYMTTPIKLPKDSAVPVHQTMTEHFVSPAPGIRTFCGLSMDRTPSTERKSKLPSKKVIRKMQFDSKGLTPVKFDSRGFTPVKFDSRGFTPVKLPEPEDQSVPESPFTLISGYFLQKLCDEEEELSLSDLLCTESIEQLDIEDEEDIPQQNQSTPNHRKGRMQQKNREEKCRGRSRSVSEDKRETKQKRCRRQLERSFHEDKKVESACSHDGGSEKANEGYTKNHLLDQNMFSIATDEPPQVWNQMMECEPETYVDVAALLNNQSDASYWSSQVNFSQSQDAQEINQVVPGSSVCNHGNVVSKLLSVQTEDCPYKSKVEHDLGDQGYFTITKDLATDGPYITGAEDSYITGAEESVWESQVVPDFNFLPQQNSQVVPEFKFLPHDDQQILP